The proteins below are encoded in one region of Plutella xylostella chromosome 13, ilPluXylo3.1, whole genome shotgun sequence:
- the LOC119691670 gene encoding uncharacterized protein LOC119691670 translates to MAQEKASTSSTSSSAETFRVGVRIPPFYAEKPGLWFSQMEAQFTLANIKTDETKYFYVVGNLDAQYAAEVEDIISYPPDADKYEKLKTELIKRLSASREKKVKQLLMHEELGDRKPSQFYRHLKDLAGPGVPDEFLRTIWTSRLPSSTQAIIASQSKTDLTELAELADKIHDVVGTQVGCTAAVTSTAAAPGTSGGATSSEIAALTRQMEKLADKVDRMSRPRERSSSRTRHGRRSSSTRSSSAYRRYPQCWYHQNFGERAKRCVKPCDYPQAGNARGNQ, encoded by the coding sequence ATGGCTCAAGAGAAAGCATCGACATCATCGACATCATCGTCAGCGGAGACCTTCCGAGTTGGCGTGAGAATTCCGCCCTTCTACGCGGAGAAGCCAGGGCTGTGGTTCAGCCAGATGGAGGCGCAGTTCACCCTGGCCAACATCAAGACCGATGAGACGAAATACTTTTACGTCGTCGGCAACCTGGATGCCCAATACGCCGCGGAGGTAGAGGACATAATTTCCTACCCTCCGGACGCGGACAAATACGAAAAGCTCAAAACTGAGCTCATCAAGAGGCTGTCGGCGTCACGCGAGAAGAAGGTGAAGCAGCTTCTCATGCACGAGGAGCTCGGAGACCGGAAGCCCTCGCAATTCTACCGGCATCTGAAGGACCTGGCCGGCCCCGGAGTTCCTGACGAGTTCCTGCGGACCATCTGGACGAGCCgcctgcccagctccactcaGGCCATCATCGCATCCCAATCCAAGACGGACCTGACTGAGCTGGCCGAGTTAGCTGACAAGATCCACGACGTCGTCGGTACCCAGGTCGGATGTACAGCCGCTGTCACCTCCACAGCAGCTGCACCAGGTACGTCGGGTGGCGCCACGAGCTCAGAGATCGCCGCCCTCACCAGGCAGATGGAGAAGCTGGCGGACAAGGTGGACCGAATGTCCCGTCCCCGGGAACGCTCCAGCAGCCGCACGCGCCACGGTCGTCGATCCAGCTCCACCCGCTCATCATCTGCATACCGACGGTACCCACAGTGCTGGTACCACCAGAACTTCGGCGAGCGGGCGAAACGGTGCGTGAAGCCGTGCGACTACCCACAGGCGGGAAATGCTCGGGGCAATCAGTAA